A single Lolium perenne isolate Kyuss_39 chromosome 6, Kyuss_2.0, whole genome shotgun sequence DNA region contains:
- the LOC127310757 gene encoding uncharacterized protein: MWLRRAAELGGLGVLDLQRFNNALRLRWIGKRRLGRINHGRGLLEPASTTNQALFAYRTEVTFGNGKTASFWTVAEAICNDHWLLDLRGRVSPGLLPDFVMLREVARSCTLAPDTEDAFRWRSPSGAYSATSAYALQFDGTEQSSLRHILPVWAPPKCKFFVWLLLQPSDLHRR; this comes from the exons ATGTGGTTGAGACGTGCTGCTG AGTTGGGTGGGCTAGGGGTCCTCGACTTGCAGCGCTTCAACAACGCTCTGCGGCTGCGGTGGATTGGCAAGCGAAGACTGGGACGAATTAACCATGGAAGGGGTTTGTTGGAACCTGCATCCACCACCAATCAGGCCCTTTTTGCTTACAGGACCGAGGTCACATTTGGGAATGGGAAGACGGCCAGCTTCTG GACGGTGGCGGAGGCGATATGCAATGACCATTGGCTTCTGGACCTGCGCGGGCGGGTCTCCCCGGGGCTCCTCCCCGATTTCGTCATGCTCAGGGAGGTAGCGAGGAGCTGCACACTAGCCCCGGACACAGAAGACGCCTTCCGTTGGAGGTCGCCATCGGGCGCCTACTCCGCGACCTCCGCGTACGCGCTACAGTTCGATGGGACCGAGCAATCCTCGCTTCGCCACATCTTGCCGGTCTGGGCACCTCCCAAGTGCAAGTTCTTCGTGTGGCTACTGCTGCAGCCGTCGGATCTTCACCGCCGATAG